In a single window of the Mesorhizobium shangrilense genome:
- the aspT gene encoding aspartate-alanine antiporter yields MLSWLEQFLVRYPELALYLAIALGYYFGSFKFGTFSFGPVTGSLFAGILIGQFAYVPDSPMTKSFLFLLFLFGIGYSVGPQFLQTMRKDGLNAVLLSLVCTGAGLGAAYAVAMVLGLDAGFAAGLLSGSLTQSAAMGTATEAIGALPLADVDRARLVAHVAVADAVCYLFGAVGAIWFCSVAGPKLLRVDLVAEAKKLEQQLGIERETPGAVSGYRQFEVRAYEVDDDGVVVGKSVLDVERLVPQSRLFIVRIRRGGELIDARPDLVLEANDIVAVTGRREAIVELVGAHAEEVDDRELLDVPFLVVSVLFTQPSGRTIQEIAGEDWVRGLYLRSVSRGGVEVPLAPELRLERGDVLTLVGPEFVVNNAAARLGPVIAPSTATDFIVLGLAIFIGGLVGTLIRFPLGGVVVSLGTSVGALIAGLVVGHLRTRHPLFGRIPDGAIALMTSLGLAAFVALTGLHAGPVFVSAIREVGLGLLLGGAVVTLTPLLVGLFFGRYVLKMNPVLLLGGVAGALTMTAAMAAVQSQSKSPVAVLGYTPAYPVANILLTLWGTIIVIAVGVPS; encoded by the coding sequence ATGCTATCCTGGCTCGAGCAGTTCCTGGTCCGGTATCCCGAGCTCGCGCTCTACCTCGCGATTGCTCTCGGCTACTACTTCGGAAGTTTCAAGTTCGGGACCTTTTCGTTCGGCCCGGTGACGGGGTCGCTCTTCGCCGGGATTCTCATCGGGCAGTTCGCATATGTGCCCGATTCGCCGATGACGAAGTCGTTCCTGTTCCTGCTCTTCCTGTTCGGGATCGGATACTCCGTCGGTCCTCAGTTCCTGCAGACGATGCGAAAGGACGGACTGAATGCGGTGCTGCTTTCGCTCGTCTGTACGGGCGCAGGACTGGGCGCCGCTTATGCCGTGGCGATGGTTCTCGGCCTCGACGCCGGGTTCGCTGCGGGTCTGCTGTCCGGCTCCCTGACGCAAAGCGCCGCCATGGGTACGGCGACGGAGGCCATAGGGGCTCTCCCTTTGGCGGACGTCGATCGCGCCCGCCTCGTTGCGCACGTGGCCGTAGCGGATGCGGTCTGCTACCTGTTCGGTGCGGTCGGAGCGATCTGGTTTTGCAGCGTCGCCGGTCCCAAGCTGTTGCGGGTCGACCTCGTGGCGGAGGCGAAGAAGCTCGAACAGCAACTCGGTATCGAGCGCGAGACGCCGGGCGCGGTGTCGGGCTATCGTCAGTTCGAAGTCCGGGCCTATGAGGTGGACGACGACGGCGTTGTGGTGGGCAAGTCGGTACTGGACGTCGAGAGGCTCGTGCCGCAGAGCCGCCTCTTCATCGTGCGCATCAGGCGCGGCGGCGAACTCATCGACGCCCGTCCCGACCTTGTGCTGGAGGCAAATGACATCGTTGCCGTGACCGGCCGTCGCGAGGCCATCGTCGAACTGGTAGGAGCTCACGCCGAAGAGGTGGATGATCGCGAATTGCTGGACGTCCCTTTCCTCGTGGTCAGCGTCCTCTTCACCCAGCCGTCGGGCCGGACGATCCAGGAGATCGCCGGAGAAGACTGGGTGCGAGGGCTCTATCTGCGTTCCGTCAGCCGCGGCGGCGTCGAGGTGCCGCTAGCCCCCGAACTGCGGCTCGAACGAGGCGATGTCTTGACCCTGGTCGGGCCGGAATTCGTCGTCAACAACGCCGCAGCGCGTCTCGGGCCGGTGATCGCTCCGTCGACGGCGACGGATTTCATCGTGCTCGGCCTGGCAATCTTCATCGGCGGTCTGGTGGGCACGCTCATACGGTTTCCGCTGGGCGGCGTCGTCGTTTCGCTGGGAACGAGCGTCGGCGCCCTGATCGCCGGTCTGGTTGTCGGCCACCTCAGGACCCGCCACCCGCTTTTCGGGCGGATCCCCGACGGCGCCATCGCGCTCATGACCTCGCTCGGCTTGGCGGCGTTCGTCGCGCTGACCGGGCTGCATGCCGGGCCGGTCTTCGTGTCGGCGATCAGGGAAGTCGGGCTCGGCCTCTTGCTGGGGGGCGCGGTGGTGACGCTGACGCCGCTGCTGGTCGGGCTGTTCTTCGGCCGCTACGTACTGAAAATGAATCCCGTGCTGCTGCTTGGCGGCGTTGCAGGCGCGCTCACGATGACGGCGGCAATGGCCGCCGTGCAGAGCCAGTCGAAAAGCCCGGTCGCCGTGCTTGGCTACACCCCTGCATATCCCGTCGCAAACATTCTTTTAACTCTTTGGGGAACCATTATAGTGATTGCGGTGGGCGTTCCTTCTTGA
- the aspT gene encoding aspartate-alanine antiporter: MFEWFANTLRQYPEIAIFLSLALGYYFGSFTYKGLGLGAVTATLIAAVIIGQLGIEVTGPLKPFFFLMFLFAIGYSVGPQFVRGIAKDGVPQAVFAAVVCVLCLLGAFLAVILAGYDVGSAAGLYAGSQTISASMGLATDAINRLGLPPEETKTLLDGMPVAYAVTYIFGTVGSAVIIALIGPALLGIDLEAACKRYEEAHGGKKATGGPGTAWHQFELRAYRVRKNGRVVGKTAAEIERMVPEHRIYIERFRRGDKIADATSDTVIQEGDIVAVVGRRDVLVDLIGVEGEEVDDRELLAVPIEGLDVYVTNKEVDGRSLTELAQSPWARGVFLRKITRGATATDIPILPATEIHRGDILTLVGRTQDVSQATKVLGYADKVTDVADVMFIGAAIAIGALVGALVYNVGGVPLTLSTSGGALISGLFFGWLRSVHPRFGRIPSPTVWFMNSVGLNVFIAIVGLSSGPKFIAGLQQLGFGLFLWGIFATTLPLIAAMYIGKYLFRFDDAIVLGAVSGARTTTASLGMVTDRAKSQIPGLGYTVTYAVGNTLLTIWGMVLVILLT, encoded by the coding sequence ATGTTTGAATGGTTTGCAAATACCCTTCGTCAGTATCCGGAAATCGCCATCTTTCTCTCGCTGGCGCTTGGATACTATTTCGGCTCCTTTACCTACAAGGGCCTCGGCCTTGGGGCGGTAACGGCGACACTGATCGCCGCGGTCATCATCGGCCAGCTCGGCATCGAGGTCACCGGGCCCCTCAAGCCGTTCTTCTTCCTGATGTTCCTGTTCGCCATCGGCTATTCCGTCGGGCCCCAGTTCGTCCGCGGCATCGCCAAGGATGGCGTTCCGCAGGCGGTGTTCGCCGCTGTAGTGTGCGTGCTCTGCCTGCTTGGCGCGTTTCTTGCGGTAATACTGGCGGGCTACGACGTTGGCTCTGCGGCAGGGCTCTACGCCGGCTCCCAAACGATCTCCGCATCGATGGGTTTGGCGACCGACGCCATCAACCGTCTTGGCCTGCCCCCTGAGGAGACGAAGACCCTGCTTGACGGAATGCCCGTCGCCTACGCCGTCACCTACATCTTCGGCACGGTCGGGTCAGCCGTGATCATTGCCTTGATCGGCCCCGCTCTGCTCGGCATCGACCTGGAGGCTGCATGCAAGCGGTATGAAGAGGCGCATGGCGGAAAAAAGGCGACGGGCGGTCCGGGGACGGCATGGCACCAGTTCGAACTGCGTGCATACCGTGTGAGAAAGAACGGGCGGGTCGTCGGCAAGACGGCGGCTGAGATCGAGCGCATGGTGCCGGAGCACCGGATCTACATCGAGCGTTTCCGTCGTGGCGACAAGATTGCTGATGCAACCTCGGACACTGTCATCCAGGAAGGCGACATCGTGGCCGTTGTCGGCCGGCGCGACGTCCTGGTCGACCTGATCGGCGTGGAGGGGGAGGAGGTCGACGACCGCGAGCTGCTTGCGGTGCCCATCGAGGGCCTCGACGTCTACGTGACCAACAAGGAGGTCGACGGACGAAGCCTGACCGAGCTGGCGCAGTCGCCCTGGGCGCGCGGCGTGTTCTTGCGGAAGATCACGCGGGGCGCGACAGCGACCGATATTCCGATCCTGCCCGCCACAGAGATTCATCGCGGCGACATCCTCACGCTCGTGGGGCGCACCCAGGATGTGAGCCAGGCTACCAAGGTGCTCGGCTATGCGGACAAGGTGACCGATGTCGCCGACGTGATGTTCATCGGAGCGGCCATTGCGATCGGCGCCCTGGTGGGTGCGCTCGTCTACAATGTGGGCGGTGTCCCGCTCACCCTGTCCACGTCGGGCGGCGCCCTCATCTCCGGCCTCTTCTTCGGATGGCTCCGGTCGGTCCATCCAAGGTTTGGGCGAATCCCGTCGCCCACCGTATGGTTCATGAACTCCGTCGGTCTCAACGTGTTCATCGCCATTGTCGGGCTTTCGTCGGGTCCGAAGTTCATCGCAGGACTTCAGCAACTCGGCTTCGGCCTGTTTCTCTGGGGCATTTTCGCCACCACGCTCCCTCTGATCGCGGCGATGTACATCGGCAAATACCTGTTCCGGTTCGACGACGCCATCGTACTCGGGGCGGTCTCCGGAGCCCGCACGACAACGGCTTCGCTTGGCATGGTCACTGATCGTGCGAAGAGCCAGATCCCGGGGCTGGGCTACACGGTGACCTATGCCGTCGGAAATACGCTGCTGACGATCTGGGGCATGGTTCTGGTCATCCTGCTCACCTAG
- a CDS encoding SulP family inorganic anion transporter, whose amino-acid sequence MGAARVASTGRKAGSAFGWRPPLLTNLAGYKASWLRSDISAGLAIAAVGLPSAIAYPAIAGLPPETGIYASIWPLLAYALIGPSRQLIVGPDAATMTVLAAVLVAVMGSSPPAADRTMIAAALALGVGVLCLLARALRLGVVANFLSRPILIGFFAGISLSILIGQIDRFTGLDIQASGLIGPIVELAGKLGSIHWPTLLVAVSMFALLQAVRLVRLPVPGPVLVVLVSGALSVAFDFEGRGIAVVGDIPLGLPAPSLPSIANLPFETLALGAAAIFLVSFGSGVVTAQSFGARGGYSVDPNRELVGFGAANIAAGLFAAFPVSASDSRTAVNVTVGGRTQVAGVVAALALIATVLFLGPALRVLPIAALGAILAATALNLIDFAGLRQLWRVSRMEFAFALIAMWGPISLGVLNGVVIAIGATLVYLLRKLMYPRDAMLGRIAGRDGFYKLHRMAEARPVPGMVICVLQGSLLFFNTDYVKSRLRTIAEGMPPDTRWLVIDASSIPQVDSSAAAMLEEVCAELHGRGVSLGLAELHAEVRGILDRAGVIERLGPAMVFDSLEDALRLKKTTA is encoded by the coding sequence ATGGGAGCGGCTAGAGTAGCATCGACGGGCAGGAAGGCCGGGAGCGCTTTTGGCTGGCGCCCGCCGTTGCTGACGAACCTTGCAGGATACAAGGCGAGCTGGCTCCGTAGCGACATCTCCGCGGGTCTGGCGATTGCTGCCGTTGGCCTGCCGAGCGCCATTGCCTATCCGGCGATCGCTGGCCTTCCTCCGGAAACGGGAATCTATGCCAGCATCTGGCCTTTGCTCGCCTACGCGCTCATCGGACCTTCCCGGCAGCTCATCGTTGGCCCCGATGCGGCCACGATGACGGTGCTGGCGGCTGTTCTTGTCGCTGTTATGGGAAGTTCGCCGCCGGCGGCGGATCGAACAATGATCGCCGCCGCCTTGGCTTTGGGAGTCGGCGTCCTATGCCTGCTGGCGCGCGCGCTTCGGCTTGGCGTCGTGGCAAATTTCCTGTCCCGTCCCATCCTCATCGGGTTCTTTGCCGGAATTTCGCTTTCCATCCTGATTGGGCAAATCGACCGGTTCACTGGCCTCGATATCCAGGCCAGCGGACTGATTGGCCCGATCGTGGAACTCGCCGGCAAGCTCGGATCAATTCATTGGCCGACCTTGCTCGTCGCTGTCTCGATGTTCGCATTGCTGCAAGCTGTGCGGCTCGTGCGGCTGCCGGTTCCCGGTCCGGTTCTGGTGGTCCTGGTCTCGGGAGCGCTCTCGGTCGCCTTCGACTTCGAAGGTCGGGGTATCGCCGTCGTAGGAGACATTCCCCTCGGTCTCCCTGCGCCGAGCCTGCCGTCCATCGCAAATCTGCCCTTTGAAACGCTTGCGCTGGGAGCGGCGGCCATATTCCTCGTGAGCTTTGGGTCTGGTGTCGTCACGGCGCAGAGCTTTGGCGCGCGGGGCGGCTACTCCGTCGATCCCAACCGCGAACTGGTTGGTTTCGGCGCCGCGAACATTGCCGCCGGGCTCTTTGCCGCGTTTCCGGTGAGTGCCTCTGACTCGCGCACTGCGGTCAACGTGACGGTCGGGGGGCGTACGCAGGTGGCGGGCGTGGTGGCAGCGCTCGCCCTGATTGCGACGGTGCTTTTTCTCGGGCCGGCCTTGCGAGTTCTGCCGATCGCTGCGCTGGGGGCGATCCTTGCGGCGACGGCGCTCAATCTCATCGACTTCGCCGGCCTGCGCCAGCTGTGGCGTGTCAGCCGGATGGAGTTTGCCTTCGCGCTGATAGCAATGTGGGGACCGATCAGCCTTGGCGTCCTGAACGGCGTCGTCATCGCGATTGGCGCTACCCTCGTCTATCTTCTGCGCAAGCTGATGTATCCCCGCGATGCGATGCTCGGCCGGATTGCCGGCCGTGACGGCTTCTACAAATTGCATCGAATGGCCGAGGCGCGTCCGGTCCCGGGAATGGTCATCTGCGTGCTCCAGGGCAGCCTCCTTTTCTTCAATACCGACTATGTGAAGTCGCGGTTGCGGACGATTGCCGAAGGAATGCCGCCCGACACCCGCTGGCTGGTCATCGACGCGAGTTCGATACCGCAGGTCGACAGCTCGGCCGCAGCGATGCTCGAGGAGGTTTGCGCCGAACTCCATGGCCGGGGCGTTTCGCTGGGGCTGGCGGAGCTCCATGCCGAAGTGCGCGGCATTCTCGATCGGGCAGGCGTGATCGAGCGCCTCGGCCCCGCAATGGTGTTCGACAGTCTCGAGGATGCACTCAGGCTCAAAAAAACGACCGCCTGA
- a CDS encoding bifunctional aspartate transaminase/aspartate 4-decarboxylase: MADLLTLRKFEALSPFEIKDELITLAKEASKTAQMAFLNAGRGNPNWIATKPREAFFLLGQFAITESKRVMDKAPGIGGMPQADGIARRLEKWLDKHDDMPGAAMLSEMVKFAVKKFSFKPDAFVHELVDSIIGDNYPVPDRMLVHNEQVVHEYLMWAMCGEPRPAGKFDLFAVEGGTAAMCYIFKSLKANRLLLPGDTIALGTPIFTPYLEITHLEDYNLKYVEVSAPQENRFQYSDEEIKKLEDPKVKAFFIVNPGNPTGMGMDRETLAKIVNLVKTKRPDLMLLTDDVYGTFVNGFRSLLGELPRNTIGVYSFSKYFGCTGWRLGVIGIHEDNIFDEMIAKLPADRAKPLNKRYAPISLEPQKLKFIDRLVADSRDVGLNHTAGLSLPQQVMMTMFSLCELLDEEKAYQKACIEIVHKRFRSLIEALGLELSPNPNYDAYYGLIDFEFWARKNIGDDAVAYLKKNVHPLDLAFRLAEGHGIVLLNGGGFDAPEWSMRVSLANLPDEAYENIGRGVRAIARGYRDVYEASKRGGK; this comes from the coding sequence ATGGCTGACCTTTTGACCCTTCGCAAATTCGAGGCGCTCAGCCCATTCGAGATCAAGGACGAGCTGATCACTTTGGCCAAGGAGGCCTCAAAGACCGCTCAAATGGCCTTCCTGAACGCGGGGCGAGGCAACCCAAATTGGATCGCCACAAAGCCGCGAGAGGCGTTCTTTCTGCTTGGCCAGTTCGCCATCACCGAGAGCAAGCGCGTGATGGACAAGGCGCCCGGCATCGGAGGGATGCCGCAGGCGGACGGCATCGCCCGGCGACTGGAGAAATGGCTGGACAAGCACGACGACATGCCCGGCGCCGCCATGCTGTCGGAGATGGTTAAGTTTGCGGTCAAGAAGTTCTCGTTCAAGCCCGACGCCTTCGTTCATGAACTGGTCGATTCGATCATCGGCGACAACTATCCGGTGCCGGACCGCATGCTCGTCCATAACGAGCAGGTCGTGCACGAATACCTGATGTGGGCCATGTGCGGCGAACCGCGCCCGGCCGGCAAGTTCGACCTCTTCGCGGTCGAGGGCGGCACGGCGGCGATGTGCTACATCTTCAAGTCGCTCAAGGCCAATCGGCTGCTTCTCCCCGGAGACACCATTGCGCTCGGCACGCCGATCTTCACGCCTTATCTCGAGATCACGCATCTCGAGGATTACAACCTCAAATATGTCGAGGTGAGCGCGCCCCAGGAGAACAGGTTCCAATACTCGGACGAGGAGATCAAGAAGCTCGAAGACCCCAAGGTGAAGGCGTTCTTCATCGTCAACCCCGGCAACCCCACGGGCATGGGAATGGATCGGGAAACGCTCGCGAAGATCGTCAACCTCGTGAAGACGAAGCGCCCCGACCTGATGCTCCTGACCGACGACGTCTACGGGACTTTCGTCAACGGTTTCCGCTCCCTGCTCGGCGAACTCCCCAGGAACACGATAGGCGTCTACTCCTTCTCCAAGTATTTTGGCTGCACCGGCTGGCGCCTCGGTGTGATCGGCATCCACGAGGACAACATCTTCGACGAGATGATTGCCAAACTGCCGGCCGATCGCGCAAAGCCGTTGAACAAGCGCTACGCGCCGATTTCGCTCGAACCGCAAAAGCTCAAATTCATCGATCGCCTTGTCGCCGACAGCCGTGACGTCGGCCTCAACCACACTGCCGGCTTGTCACTGCCGCAGCAGGTCATGATGACGATGTTTTCGCTTTGCGAACTCCTGGACGAGGAAAAGGCCTACCAGAAGGCCTGCATAGAGATCGTGCACAAGCGCTTCAGGTCCTTGATCGAAGCGCTGGGACTGGAACTGTCGCCCAATCCAAACTACGACGCCTACTATGGCCTGATCGATTTCGAGTTCTGGGCGCGCAAGAATATCGGGGACGATGCCGTCGCGTATCTGAAGAAGAACGTGCATCCGCTCGACCTTGCCTTCCGGCTCGCCGAGGGGCACGGCATAGTTCTCCTGAACGGGGGTGGATTTGACGCACCCGAGTGGTCGATGCGCGTCTCGCTGGCCAATCTGCCCGACGAGGCATACGAGAACATCGGCAGGGGCGTGCGCGCCATCGCCCGCGGCTATCGGGACGTGTACGAGGCTTCCAAGCGAGGGGGGAAGTAG
- a CDS encoding decarboxylase produces the protein MAKTRDASDERERIDHFFSMPAARADKWRELTAIANDWAAGTADRSSVEATLDSLGAIEEFHAFPGRRLTSKLRERLHADAAESFAELARRLSRSVVTRQYKHDAADWRSDEAAAELDQGLVATFETNDGRRPYFEMLLVTPEAAMRNATLIDEMRRLRRPEDAFIYEAVQVASFEDAISAAIINPAIAAVTIYEGFAQRSRHDAPMLRRFLDATGFGASEVPERDRPLALANALKRIRPELDIYLLSDRRVEAVAGDERAAAVRRVLYSVEELLELHLTVMEGIAARFRTPFFDNLKKYAMRPISTFHALPIARGKSVLKSDWIRDMGEFYGLNLLLAESSATTGGLDSLLEPTGNIKQAQEMAARAFGADRVFFVTNGTSTSNKMVHQALVAPGDIVILDRNCHKSHHYGLVLAGGQPLYVEAFPMTEYSMYGAVPLASIKKALFDLKDEGRLDRVKMVDLTNCTFDGHIYNTRRVMDECLAIKPDLIFLWDEAWFGFARFSPFLRARTAMGAAADIESWMRDPKSLEAYERQQAELGKSPSRETLLATRLIPDPRQIRLRVYQTNSTHKSMSALRQGSMVLVKDVDYFTVESQFREAVFTHASTSPNQQLIASLDIARRQMELEGYGLVANAIAIALAIRHEVNSHPLISKYFKVLGAEGMIPAEFRNSGFVDFLEPGVTWVDQVRSMREDEFCLDPTRITLVCGTAGFDGTEFKALLANTYDIQLNKTSRNSVLLQSNINNTRSDIAHLIRVLLEISHGIEARFAQGGQVGRDAFDARVKSLMKDVPDLPNFSHFHQIFRGDAGKLTPEGDMRSAFYGGYDPAACEYVPLNSEECDKRLRDGPEMVSANFVIPYPPGFPIMVPGQVITSETIDFMRKLDVKEIHGYERTKGLKLINPKVVAGKARK, from the coding sequence ATGGCCAAGACCCGCGATGCATCGGATGAACGGGAGCGAATCGACCACTTCTTTTCCATGCCCGCGGCGCGCGCCGACAAATGGCGCGAGCTCACCGCCATCGCCAACGACTGGGCCGCCGGCACGGCCGACCGTTCCTCGGTCGAGGCGACCCTGGATTCCCTCGGCGCGATCGAGGAGTTTCATGCTTTCCCAGGCAGGAGGCTGACATCGAAGCTGCGCGAGCGGCTCCATGCCGACGCGGCGGAATCCTTCGCGGAACTCGCTCGGCGGCTGTCGCGATCGGTTGTCACCCGGCAATACAAACATGATGCGGCCGACTGGCGGAGCGACGAGGCTGCTGCCGAGCTCGATCAAGGGCTCGTCGCCACCTTCGAAACCAATGATGGCCGGCGACCTTACTTCGAAATGCTTCTGGTGACGCCGGAAGCGGCGATGCGCAACGCGACGCTGATCGACGAAATGCGACGGCTGCGACGGCCCGAAGACGCATTCATCTACGAAGCCGTGCAGGTCGCCTCCTTCGAAGATGCAATCAGCGCCGCCATCATCAACCCGGCGATCGCGGCAGTGACCATCTACGAAGGCTTCGCCCAGAGGTCCCGGCACGATGCGCCGATGCTGAGAAGATTCCTCGACGCCACCGGCTTCGGCGCCTCCGAAGTGCCGGAACGGGATCGGCCGCTGGCGCTTGCAAACGCGCTGAAGCGGATCCGGCCCGAGCTCGACATCTACCTTCTGTCGGATCGGCGGGTCGAGGCGGTTGCGGGCGACGAACGCGCTGCCGCCGTGCGCCGCGTTCTTTATTCGGTTGAAGAGCTCCTGGAGCTTCACCTGACCGTTATGGAAGGGATCGCCGCGCGGTTCCGCACGCCTTTCTTCGACAACCTGAAGAAATACGCGATGCGCCCCATCAGCACCTTTCACGCCCTGCCGATCGCACGCGGAAAGTCGGTGCTGAAATCCGACTGGATACGCGACATGGGCGAGTTCTACGGCCTGAATCTGCTGCTGGCAGAGAGCAGCGCCACGACGGGAGGTCTCGACAGCCTTTTGGAGCCGACCGGAAACATCAAGCAGGCGCAGGAGATGGCCGCCCGTGCCTTCGGCGCCGACCGTGTCTTCTTTGTGACCAACGGGACCAGCACCTCGAACAAGATGGTTCACCAGGCGCTGGTGGCACCCGGCGACATCGTCATCCTCGATCGCAACTGCCACAAGTCGCACCACTATGGGCTCGTACTGGCCGGCGGACAGCCTCTCTATGTCGAGGCGTTCCCGATGACCGAGTACTCGATGTACGGCGCGGTCCCGCTGGCAAGCATCAAGAAGGCGCTGTTCGATTTGAAGGACGAGGGCCGTCTCGACCGCGTCAAGATGGTCGACCTGACCAACTGCACCTTCGACGGGCACATCTACAACACCCGCCGTGTCATGGACGAATGCCTGGCCATCAAGCCCGACCTGATCTTCCTATGGGACGAGGCTTGGTTCGGCTTTGCCCGCTTCTCTCCGTTCCTCCGCGCGCGGACGGCGATGGGAGCTGCGGCCGATATCGAGAGCTGGATGCGTGATCCGAAATCGCTCGAAGCCTACGAGCGCCAGCAGGCCGAGCTTGGAAAGTCTCCATCAAGGGAAACCCTGCTCGCAACGCGCCTGATCCCCGACCCGAGGCAGATCCGCCTGCGCGTCTACCAGACCAACTCCACCCACAAGTCCATGTCGGCGCTGCGCCAAGGGTCCATGGTCCTGGTCAAGGACGTCGACTATTTCACCGTCGAGTCGCAGTTCCGGGAAGCCGTATTCACGCACGCCTCCACCAGCCCGAACCAGCAGCTCATCGCGAGCCTGGACATTGCGCGGCGGCAGATGGAACTGGAAGGATATGGCCTTGTGGCCAATGCGATCGCGATCGCGCTCGCCATTCGCCATGAGGTGAACTCGCATCCGCTGATCTCAAAGTACTTCAAGGTGCTCGGCGCCGAAGGAATGATCCCGGCCGAGTTCCGCAACAGTGGTTTCGTCGACTTCCTCGAGCCCGGGGTGACCTGGGTGGACCAGGTGCGCAGCATGCGCGAGGACGAGTTCTGTCTCGATCCCACCCGCATCACGCTGGTCTGTGGAACTGCCGGTTTTGATGGCACCGAGTTCAAGGCGCTGCTCGCCAACACCTACGACATCCAGCTCAACAAGACGTCGCGCAACTCGGTCCTGCTGCAGTCCAACATCAACAACACACGCAGCGACATCGCACATCTGATCCGGGTGCTTCTTGAGATCTCGCACGGCATTGAGGCGCGGTTTGCCCAGGGCGGCCAGGTCGGGCGCGACGCGTTCGACGCGCGCGTCAAATCGCTCATGAAGGACGTGCCCGACCTGCCGAATTTTAGTCACTTCCACCAGATTTTCAGGGGCGACGCGGGGAAGCTCACCCCCGAAGGCGACATGCGCTCGGCCTTCTATGGCGGCTACGACCCGGCCGCCTGCGAGTATGTGCCCCTGAATTCCGAGGAATGCGACAAGCGACTGCGGGACGGGCCTGAGATGGTTTCCGCCAACTTCGTCATCCCGTATCCGCCGGGCTTTCCCATCATGGTTCCCGGCCAGGTGATCACCAGCGAGACGATCGACTTCATGCGCAAGCTCGATGTCAAGGAGATCCACGGCTACGAGCGGACGAAAGGGCTGAAGCTCATAAATCCAAAAGTGGTTGCGGGCAAGGCGCGCAAATAG